A genome region from Micromonospora peucetia includes the following:
- the gcvT gene encoding glycine cleavage system aminomethyltransferase GcvT — protein sequence MTDVTSDAAATRLRRSPLHERHTALGAKFAPFGGWEMPLEYAGGGVLKEHTSVRTGVGVFDVSHLGKARVTGPGAAEFVNACLSNDLGRIGPGRAQYTLCCDDATGGVVDDIIAYLHADDHVFLIPNAANTAEVVRRLRAAAPPSVTVTDEHEAYAVLAVQGPRSAELLDALGLPTGHDYMSFSTATLDAATGPVELTVCRTGYTGELGYELVLPAGHAVAVWDALFAAGFDLRACGLAARDTLRTEMGYPLHGQDLSLEITPVQARSGWAVGWDKPAFWGRDALLAEKTAGPRRTLRGLEAVDRAIPRPGMTVHVGDAQVGIVTSGTFSPTKKQGIALALLDTDPKLADGDLVEVDIRGRRAQMRLTRPPFVTPSVR from the coding sequence ATGACCGACGTGACCTCCGACGCCGCCGCGACCCGACTGCGTCGTTCTCCGCTGCACGAGCGGCACACCGCTCTCGGCGCCAAGTTCGCCCCGTTCGGTGGCTGGGAGATGCCGCTGGAGTACGCCGGGGGCGGGGTGCTCAAGGAGCACACCTCGGTGCGGACCGGGGTGGGCGTATTCGACGTCTCCCACCTGGGCAAGGCGCGGGTGACCGGGCCGGGCGCGGCGGAGTTCGTCAACGCCTGCCTCAGCAACGACCTGGGCCGGATCGGGCCGGGCCGGGCGCAGTACACCCTCTGCTGCGACGACGCCACCGGCGGCGTGGTGGACGACATCATCGCCTACCTGCACGCCGACGACCACGTCTTCCTCATCCCGAACGCCGCGAACACCGCCGAGGTGGTGCGCCGGCTGCGCGCCGCCGCCCCGCCGTCGGTCACGGTTACCGACGAGCACGAGGCGTACGCCGTGCTCGCCGTGCAGGGGCCGCGTTCGGCAGAGCTGCTCGACGCGCTGGGCCTGCCGACCGGACACGACTACATGAGCTTCTCCACCGCGACCCTGGACGCCGCCACCGGCCCGGTCGAGCTGACCGTGTGCCGCACCGGCTACACCGGGGAGCTGGGCTACGAGCTGGTGCTGCCGGCCGGGCACGCGGTCGCGGTCTGGGACGCGCTCTTCGCGGCGGGCTTCGACCTACGCGCCTGCGGGCTGGCCGCCCGGGACACCCTGCGCACCGAGATGGGATACCCGCTGCACGGCCAGGACCTGTCGCTGGAGATCACTCCGGTGCAGGCCCGCTCCGGCTGGGCGGTCGGCTGGGACAAGCCGGCCTTCTGGGGCCGCGACGCGCTGCTCGCGGAGAAGACCGCCGGCCCGAGGCGTACGCTGCGCGGCCTGGAGGCGGTCGACCGGGCGATCCCGCGCCCCGGCATGACGGTGCACGTCGGTGACGCACAGGTCGGCATCGTCACCAGTGGCACGTTCTCACCGACGAAGAAGCAGGGCATCGCCCTCGCCCTGCTGGACACCGACCCGAAGCTCGCCGACGGCGACCTGGTCGAGGTCGACATCCGAGGCCGCCGCGCCCAGATGCGCCTAACCCGCCCCCCGTTCGTGACCCCCTCGGTCAGGTGA
- the lpdA gene encoding dihydrolipoyl dehydrogenase — protein MSEPNDATFDIVILGGGSGGYATALRAVQLGLKVALVEKGKLGGTCLHNGCIPTKALLHAAEIADQTRESEQFGVKAELIGIDIAAVNSYKDGVVSRLYKGLQGMLKGNKAITIVEGHGKLVGKNVVEVDGKRYTGRNVVLASGSYAKSLPGLEVDGERVITSDHALTLDRVPASAIVLGGGVIGVEFASVWKSFGVDVTIIEALPRLVAAEDEESSKALERAFRKRKINFKVGKPFEKVEKTDKGVKVTIAGGETVEAELLLVAVGRGPNTADLGYEQQGVKTDRGYVLTDERLRTSVPNVYAVGDIVPGLQLAHRGFQQGIFVAEEIAGQNPAVIDEAGIPRVTYSDPELASVGLTEAKAREQYGADKVKTYNYNLGGNGKSQILKTAGFVKLVRVEDGPVVGVHMVGARVGEMVGEAQLIYNWEAYPAEVAQLVHAHPTQNEALGEAHLALAGKPLHAHA, from the coding sequence GTGAGCGAGCCGAACGACGCAACCTTCGACATTGTCATCCTCGGAGGTGGCAGCGGCGGCTACGCGACCGCACTGCGTGCCGTCCAACTGGGCCTGAAAGTCGCGCTGGTCGAGAAGGGCAAGCTCGGCGGGACCTGCCTGCACAACGGCTGCATCCCGACCAAGGCGCTGCTGCACGCGGCCGAGATCGCCGACCAGACCCGCGAGTCGGAGCAGTTCGGCGTGAAGGCCGAGCTGATCGGCATCGACATCGCGGCGGTCAACTCGTACAAGGACGGCGTGGTCTCCCGCCTCTACAAGGGCCTGCAGGGCATGCTCAAGGGCAACAAGGCGATCACCATCGTCGAGGGCCACGGCAAGCTGGTCGGCAAGAACGTCGTCGAGGTCGACGGCAAGCGTTACACCGGCCGCAACGTCGTGCTGGCCTCCGGTTCGTACGCCAAGAGCCTGCCCGGCCTGGAGGTCGACGGCGAGCGGGTCATCACCAGCGACCACGCCCTCACGCTCGACCGGGTTCCGGCCTCGGCGATCGTGCTCGGCGGCGGCGTGATCGGCGTCGAGTTCGCCAGCGTGTGGAAGTCCTTCGGGGTGGACGTCACGATCATCGAGGCGCTCCCCCGACTGGTCGCGGCCGAGGACGAGGAGTCCTCGAAGGCGCTGGAGCGGGCGTTCCGCAAGCGGAAGATCAACTTCAAGGTCGGCAAGCCGTTCGAGAAGGTCGAGAAGACCGACAAGGGCGTCAAGGTCACCATCGCCGGCGGCGAGACCGTCGAGGCGGAGCTGTTGCTGGTCGCCGTGGGCCGCGGCCCGAACACCGCTGACCTCGGTTACGAGCAGCAGGGCGTCAAGACGGACCGCGGCTACGTGCTGACCGACGAGCGGCTGCGCACCAGCGTGCCGAACGTCTACGCGGTCGGCGACATCGTGCCCGGCCTCCAGCTCGCCCACCGGGGCTTCCAGCAGGGCATCTTCGTCGCCGAGGAGATCGCCGGCCAGAACCCGGCCGTCATCGACGAGGCCGGCATCCCCCGGGTCACCTACTCCGACCCGGAGCTGGCGTCGGTCGGCCTGACCGAGGCGAAGGCCAGGGAGCAGTACGGCGCCGACAAGGTCAAGACCTACAACTACAACCTGGGCGGAAACGGCAAGAGCCAGATCCTCAAGACGGCCGGCTTCGTCAAGCTCGTCCGGGTGGAGGACGGCCCCGTCGTCGGCGTGCACATGGTCGGCGCCCGGGTCGGCGAGATGGTCGGCGAGGCGCAGCTCATCTACAACTGGGAGGCGTACCCGGCCGAGGTGGCGCAGCTCGTGCACGCCCACCCGACGCAGAACGAGGCACTGGGCGAGGCGCACCTGGCGCTCGCCGGCAAGCCGCTGCACGCACACGCCTGA
- a CDS encoding leucyl aminopeptidase, with translation MTSPSTTLSLVDTDPAELTVDAIVIGVHSQTGEQDATSGLAGTLLLASGAESIAAAFDGKLTETLALLGATGGPGEVIKLATLGTVTAPVVAAVGLGPEPTGAAPAPETLRRATGAAVRALAGAPRVALALPLPDDADAPAALRAVAEGALLGGYRFAGYKTRPQPSRREPVAEVLVAVPDAGDAGSQAEIARAQAVGGAVRRSRDWVNTAPNELRPPSFADSVADAAREAGLAVEVLDEAALAAGGYGGIIAVGQGSEAPPRLVKLTYTPAGGGNGKRVALVGKGITFDTGGISIKPAQGMWEMKSDMAGAAAVGAAMLAIAALKPSVAVTAYLPMAENMPSGRSYRPGDVISMYNGKKVEVLNTDAEGRMVLGDAMARACEDGCDYLFETSTLTGGQVIALGKRIAGVMGTPELCERVKVAGDAVGEPAWPMPLPDDVRKGMDSEVADISQVNAGMDRAGHMLQGGVFLREFVTSDVAWAHIDIAGPGYHSGEPTGYWTKGGTGVPVRTLVQLVEDVATNG, from the coding sequence GTGACATCGCCCAGCACCACCCTGAGCCTGGTCGACACCGACCCCGCCGAACTCACCGTCGACGCGATCGTGATCGGCGTGCACAGCCAGACCGGAGAGCAGGACGCCACCAGCGGCCTGGCCGGAACCCTGCTGCTGGCCAGCGGCGCGGAGAGCATCGCCGCCGCCTTCGACGGCAAGCTGACCGAGACACTGGCCCTGCTGGGCGCGACCGGTGGCCCCGGCGAGGTGATCAAGCTGGCCACGCTGGGCACCGTGACCGCCCCGGTGGTCGCCGCCGTCGGGCTCGGCCCGGAGCCGACCGGCGCCGCCCCCGCCCCGGAGACCCTGCGCCGGGCCACCGGCGCGGCCGTACGGGCGCTCGCGGGAGCGCCGCGGGTCGCGCTCGCGCTGCCGCTGCCGGACGACGCCGACGCGCCCGCCGCGCTGCGCGCGGTGGCGGAGGGCGCCCTGCTCGGCGGCTACCGGTTCGCCGGCTACAAGACCCGGCCGCAGCCGTCCCGGCGCGAGCCGGTGGCCGAGGTGCTGGTCGCCGTGCCGGACGCCGGTGATGCCGGCTCGCAGGCCGAGATCGCCCGCGCCCAGGCGGTCGGCGGCGCGGTCCGGCGCAGCCGCGACTGGGTCAACACCGCCCCGAACGAGCTGCGCCCGCCGTCCTTCGCCGACTCGGTGGCGGACGCCGCCCGGGAGGCCGGCCTGGCGGTCGAGGTGCTCGACGAGGCGGCCCTGGCCGCCGGCGGGTACGGCGGCATCATCGCCGTCGGGCAGGGCTCGGAGGCCCCGCCACGGCTGGTGAAGCTGACCTACACCCCGGCTGGCGGCGGCAACGGCAAGCGGGTGGCGCTGGTCGGCAAGGGCATCACCTTCGACACCGGCGGCATCTCGATCAAGCCGGCGCAGGGCATGTGGGAGATGAAGTCCGACATGGCGGGCGCCGCCGCGGTGGGTGCGGCCATGCTGGCAATCGCCGCGCTCAAGCCGTCGGTGGCCGTGACGGCGTACCTGCCGATGGCGGAGAACATGCCGTCCGGGCGGTCGTACCGGCCGGGTGACGTGATCAGCATGTACAACGGCAAGAAGGTGGAGGTGCTCAACACCGACGCCGAGGGTCGGATGGTCCTGGGTGACGCGATGGCGCGGGCCTGCGAGGACGGCTGCGACTACCTCTTCGAGACGTCCACCCTGACGGGCGGACAGGTCATCGCGCTGGGCAAGCGGATCGCCGGCGTGATGGGCACCCCCGAGCTGTGCGAGCGGGTCAAGGTCGCCGGCGACGCGGTCGGCGAGCCGGCCTGGCCGATGCCGCTGCCGGACGACGTGCGCAAGGGCATGGACTCCGAGGTGGCCGACATCTCCCAGGTCAACGCCGGCATGGACCGGGCCGGGCACATGCTCCAGGGCGGGGTGTTCCTGCGGGAGTTCGTCACCTCCGACGTCGCGTGGGCGCACATCGACATCGCCGGGCCGGGCTACCACTCGGGCGAGCCGACCGGCTACTGGACCAAGGGCGGCACGGGTGTGCCGGTGCGCACGCTGGTCCAACTCGTGGAGGACGTCGCCACCAACGGCTGA